The proteins below are encoded in one region of Peptostreptococcaceae bacterium:
- a CDS encoding prephenate dehydrogenase has translation MKRVTVVGLGLMGSSLAGALKKNVGCRVTGVDTNPFAIENALSKGYIDEGTESFVRDNDMDILFLCLYPEEILEFIRMHKSEISRKTIVTDISGIQGELCRRIEMEADGLCRIGGHPLCGVAGRGHEKATPEFFSGASYVLIDTLPERKPQMESLKEILKAAGVGRIIVMSPKEHDRKVAVVSHLPHLISTAFLTAFDGRDFEVHGGSFRDLARIADINPDLWTQIVKNNKMYVTEVLEDFMKSLGGLKKLIETDDYESVYNLFEKTNEMKRSLANHENL, from the coding sequence ATGAAACGAGTAACTGTTGTCGGATTGGGACTTATGGGGAGCTCTTTGGCGGGAGCATTAAAAAAAAATGTAGGCTGTCGCGTTACAGGAGTCGATACAAATCCTTTTGCAATAGAAAATGCGCTTTCGAAAGGATACATAGACGAAGGCACAGAATCCTTTGTTAGGGACAATGATATGGATATTCTCTTCCTGTGCCTGTATCCGGAAGAGATTCTTGAATTCATTAGAATGCATAAAAGTGAAATCAGCCGCAAAACTATAGTAACGGACATTTCTGGAATCCAAGGCGAATTATGCCGAAGGATAGAAATGGAGGCTGATGGACTTTGCCGCATTGGAGGGCATCCTCTATGTGGGGTAGCAGGTAGGGGCCATGAAAAAGCTACTCCTGAATTTTTTTCGGGTGCAAGTTACGTGCTTATTGATACATTGCCTGAAAGAAAGCCGCAGATGGAATCGTTAAAGGAAATTTTGAAAGCAGCCGGAGTCGGAAGGATAATAGTAATGTCGCCGAAGGAGCACGATCGCAAGGTGGCAGTGGTCAGTCATCTGCCTCACCTCATTTCCACGGCTTTCCTGACCGCCTTTGATGGGCGGGACTTTGAAGTCCACGGGGGAAGCTTTAGGGATTTGGCGAGAATTGCAGATATAAACCCCGATTTGTGGACTCAAATCGTAAAAAATAATAAGATGTATGTGACGGAGGTTCTTGAAGATTTTATGAAGAGTCTGGGAGGGCTTAAGAAACTCATAGAAACCGACGACTATGAATCTGTTTACAACTTATTTGAAAAAACTAATGAAATGAAAAGGAGTCTCGCAAATCATGAAAATCTTTGA